The Thioalkalivibrio sulfidiphilus HL-EbGr7 genome includes a window with the following:
- the mtnA gene encoding S-methyl-5-thioribose-1-phosphate isomerase — MKPTDLAFDTVRAVLWDGTSLKLLDQRRLPRETVYLDIPDVGAAADAIREMVVRGAPAIGITAAYGVVLAARRLPADTPDWLDALTPDLERLAASRPTAVNLFWALARMKSVIGQVGADLPARLEAEARRIHEDDLADNRRMGELGAALMDPAEAVLTHCNTGSLATGGYGTALGVIRSAYGQQRIKKVYADETRPWLQGARLTAWELVQDGIPVDLICEGAAASLMRSGRVGWVVVGADRIAANGDTANKIGTYALAVLARHHGVRFMVVAPTSTIDMDTPDGAGIPIEERPVSEVLGLAGQPVAAEGAGAWNPAFDVTPAELIDAIVTEKGVVERPDRAKMTALMK, encoded by the coding sequence ATGAAACCGACCGATCTCGCCTTCGATACCGTGCGTGCCGTCCTCTGGGACGGCACGTCCCTCAAGCTCCTGGACCAGCGCCGCCTGCCCCGGGAGACCGTCTACCTGGACATTCCGGACGTCGGGGCCGCCGCCGACGCCATCCGCGAGATGGTGGTGCGTGGCGCGCCGGCCATCGGCATCACCGCGGCCTACGGCGTGGTGCTGGCCGCCCGTCGCCTGCCTGCCGACACCCCGGACTGGCTGGATGCCCTGACTCCGGACCTGGAGCGCCTGGCCGCCTCCCGGCCCACGGCGGTGAACCTGTTCTGGGCCCTGGCGCGCATGAAGTCCGTGATCGGGCAGGTCGGGGCGGATCTGCCTGCGCGCCTGGAGGCCGAGGCCCGGCGCATCCACGAAGATGATCTCGCCGACAACCGGCGCATGGGGGAACTGGGCGCGGCGCTGATGGACCCCGCCGAGGCGGTGCTGACCCACTGCAACACCGGCTCCCTGGCCACCGGCGGCTACGGCACTGCGCTGGGGGTGATCCGCAGCGCCTACGGTCAGCAACGCATCAAAAAGGTCTATGCCGACGAGACCCGCCCCTGGCTGCAGGGCGCCCGGCTCACAGCCTGGGAACTGGTCCAGGACGGCATCCCCGTAGATCTGATCTGCGAGGGGGCGGCGGCGAGCCTGATGCGCTCCGGCCGGGTGGGCTGGGTGGTGGTGGGTGCGGACCGCATCGCCGCCAACGGCGACACCGCCAACAAGATCGGCACCTATGCCCTGGCGGTGCTGGCCCGCCACCACGGGGTGCGCTTCATGGTGGTGGCGCCCACCTCCACCATCGACATGGACACCCCTGACGGCGCCGGCATCCCCATCGAGGAACGCCCGGTCTCCGAGGTCCTGGGCCTGGCCGGCCAGCCGGTGGCCGCCGAAGGGGCAGGGGCCTGGAACCCGGCCTTCGACGTGACCCCGGCGGAACTGATCGACGCCATTGTCACGGAGAAGGGCGTGGTGGAGCGGCCTGATCGGGCGAAAATGACCGCCCTCATGAAGTAA
- a CDS encoding mechanosensitive ion channel family protein has protein sequence MEPLEIITQPGFVEQYAIPWTLRILVALLIWFIGKWIAGRITSVVKKVMIKTGMDQMLVQFLGNILYTLLLIAVIIAALDHLGLQTTSLLAIFGAAGLAVGLALKDSLSNFSSGVMLILFRPFKVGDFIEAAGTAGVVEEVRIFSTMIRSGDNRQIIIPNGQIYGGTIVNVSAKPTRRIDLVFGIGYGDDIKKAKQIIAEVIAADERILKDPAPGIALGELGDSSVDINVRPWVNTPDYWPVRADLLENVKLAFDANGISIPFPQRDVHLHEVKSA, from the coding sequence ATGGAACCGCTCGAGATCATCACCCAGCCCGGATTCGTCGAACAGTACGCCATCCCCTGGACCCTGCGCATCCTGGTTGCGCTGCTGATCTGGTTCATCGGTAAATGGATCGCCGGCAGGATCACCTCGGTAGTCAAGAAGGTCATGATCAAGACCGGCATGGACCAGATGCTGGTGCAGTTCCTGGGCAATATCCTCTACACCCTGCTGCTGATTGCGGTGATCATCGCCGCCCTGGACCACCTGGGGCTGCAGACCACCTCCCTGCTGGCCATCTTCGGTGCCGCCGGCCTGGCCGTGGGTCTGGCCCTCAAGGACTCCCTGTCCAACTTCTCCTCGGGCGTGATGCTGATCCTGTTCCGGCCCTTCAAGGTGGGTGACTTCATCGAGGCCGCCGGCACCGCCGGGGTGGTGGAGGAGGTGCGCATCTTCTCCACCATGATCCGCTCCGGGGACAACCGCCAGATCATCATCCCCAATGGCCAGATCTACGGCGGCACCATCGTCAATGTCTCCGCCAAGCCCACCCGGCGCATCGACCTGGTGTTCGGCATCGGTTACGGCGACGACATCAAAAAGGCCAAGCAGATCATCGCCGAGGTGATCGCCGCCGACGAGCGCATCCTCAAGGACCCGGCGCCCGGCATCGCCCTGGGCGAGCTGGGGGACAGCAGCGTGGACATCAACGTGCGCCCCTGGGTCAACACCCCGGACTACTGGCCGGTTCGCGCCGACCTGCTGGAGAACGTCAAGCTGGCCTTCGATGCCAATGGCATCAGCATCCCGTTCCCGCAGCGGGACGTGCACCTGCACGAGGTCAAGTCCGCCTGA
- a CDS encoding HD-GYP domain-containing protein: MLKKIHVKHLVEGMYIKEMCGSWMEHPFWRTSFLLDDPKDLTTLQASSVREVWIDTDRGLDVQEAANAVMEAQSEAEVEASLESAAAGERIREDVPMAEELTRAAKVCAKAKQAVTSMFQEARMGKAVDTALARKVVEEITDSVTRNAGALISLARLKNADDYTYMHSVAVCALMVALGRQLGLDEAQLRSAGIAGLVHDLGKAAMPLEVLNKPGKLTDDEFAIMKTHPEAGHRMLLETPGGVDEVALDVCLHHHEKVNGSGYPKGLAGDQISLYAKMGAVCDVYDAITSNRPYKAGWDPSESIRRMAEWADGHFDPAVFQAFVKSLGIYPVGSLVRLDSGKIAVVVEQSRRSLLKPVVKVFYSTKSKGRLAPKLVDLSAPLCQDSIAGREDPAAWQFPDINELWSGLPGAPW; encoded by the coding sequence ATGCTGAAGAAGATTCATGTGAAGCATCTCGTGGAGGGCATGTACATCAAGGAGATGTGCGGCTCCTGGATGGAGCATCCGTTCTGGCGTACCAGTTTCCTGCTCGACGACCCGAAGGACCTTACCACCCTGCAGGCAAGCAGTGTCAGGGAGGTCTGGATTGACACGGACCGCGGCCTGGACGTGCAGGAGGCGGCGAACGCGGTCATGGAGGCACAGAGCGAGGCCGAGGTTGAGGCGTCACTGGAAAGTGCCGCGGCCGGTGAGCGCATCCGGGAAGACGTGCCCATGGCCGAGGAGCTCACTCGCGCCGCGAAGGTCTGTGCCAAGGCCAAGCAGGCCGTGACCTCCATGTTCCAGGAAGCGCGCATGGGCAAGGCAGTGGACACCGCCCTGGCGCGCAAGGTGGTGGAGGAGATCACCGACTCGGTGACCCGCAATGCCGGTGCGCTCATCAGCCTGGCCCGGCTGAAGAATGCCGACGATTACACCTATATGCACTCCGTGGCGGTGTGCGCCCTGATGGTCGCCCTGGGTCGGCAGCTCGGGCTCGACGAGGCGCAGTTGCGCTCGGCCGGCATCGCCGGCCTGGTCCACGACCTGGGCAAGGCCGCCATGCCGCTCGAGGTGCTCAACAAGCCGGGCAAGCTCACGGATGACGAATTCGCCATTATGAAGACCCACCCGGAGGCAGGTCATCGCATGCTCCTCGAGACGCCGGGGGGTGTTGACGAGGTGGCCCTGGATGTCTGTCTGCATCACCACGAAAAGGTCAATGGCTCCGGGTATCCCAAGGGGCTGGCAGGAGACCAGATCAGTCTCTACGCCAAGATGGGCGCGGTCTGCGATGTCTATGACGCCATCACCTCCAACCGTCCCTACAAGGCCGGCTGGGATCCCTCCGAGTCGATCCGCAGGATGGCGGAATGGGCCGACGGGCATTTCGATCCCGCCGTGTTCCAGGCCTTCGTCAAGAGTCTCGGCATCTACCCGGTCGGATCGCTGGTGCGCCTGGACTCGGGCAAGATCGCCGTGGTGGTGGAGCAGTCCAGGCGCTCGCTGCTGAAACCGGTGGTGAAGGTGTTCTACTCCACCAAGTCCAAGGGCCGGCTCGCGCCCAAGCTGGTGGATCTCTCCGCCCCCCTGTGCCAGGACAGCATCGCCGGCAGGGAAGACCCCGCCGCGTGGCAGTTCCCCGACATCAACGAGCTGTGGTCCGGTCTGCCGGGCGCCCCCTGGTGA